A window of the Branchiostoma floridae strain S238N-H82 chromosome 12, Bfl_VNyyK, whole genome shotgun sequence genome harbors these coding sequences:
- the LOC118427641 gene encoding uncharacterized protein LOC118427641 has translation MTDQGLSGHMKVDSQANSDVCCAALGALKTVLEVVGSIIKPSFHKETQEFVIPLLLKIHQNQSDPPIPYSCGRCRKGLYQLLLAAVLVLHPRWPPPTQCAVKIFSVGQQDYDLQVSSFCREALLTCMSIIHPRASTLQSPVIIADTPIISKPSTNHLASNFQGLRRNATEEGTRKNDSHNGNLFTAPSFKSVSQSEGMVEDKPSQSESTTHESIRIKSSEVPVSFPNKFRREEDIAGPSVIQLDGSSSSSEGQSSSEDSVEFLEDVRNNEADSSTLESGGPGGGVSSTERQQATDMDKMSGNEDVVLIQGRTKEGGTEVSADTTDLTIAGGMKRKYESDVEDEDGESQDTDLQAMLAAFVPDSTPDGN, from the exons ATGACTGACCAGGGCCTGAGTGGTCACATGAAAGTGGACAGTCAGGCCAACAGCGACGTCTGTTGTGCCGCACTGGGAG CGCTGAAGACTGTACTAGAAGTGGTTGGGTCAATCATCAAACCATCCTTTCACAAG GAAACCCAGGAGTTTGTGATCCCCCTGCTTCTGAAGATCCATCAGAACCAGTCAGACCCTCCCATCCCTTACTCCTGTGGCAGGTGTAGGAAGGGGCTCTATCAGCTCCTCCTGGCTGCTGTGCTGGTACTGCACCCTAGGTGGCCACCTCCCACCCAGTGTGCAGTAAAGATCTTCAGTGTGGGACAGCAGGACTATGACTTACAG gtTTCTTCCTTCTGTAGAGAGGCACTGCTCACCTGCATGTCAATCATCCACCCCAGGGCATCAACCCTCCAATCACCAGTCATCATTGCTGACACGCCCATCATTTCAAAACCTTCAACCAATCATCTAGCATCAAACTTCCAGGGACTGAGACGCAATGCCACAGAGGAGGGCACACGGAAAAATGACTCCCACAATGGAAACTTGTTCACAGCCCCGTCTTTCAAatcagtcagccaatcagaagggATGGTGGAAGACAAACCTAGCCAATCAGAGTCCACTACTCATGAAAGTATCCGGATTAAAAGTTCTGAGGTTCCAGTAAGCTTCCCAAACAAGTTTAGAAGAGAAGAGGATATCGCGGGACCAAGTGTTATCCAGTTGGATGGGAGTAGCAGTAGCAGTGAAGGGCAAAGTTCATCTGAGGACAGTGTAGAATTTCTGGAGGATGTCAGGAACAATGAAGCAGACAGTTCAACACTGGAGTCAGGGGGACCTGGTGGTGGAGTAAGCAGTACAGAAAGGCAGCAGGCTACAGACATGGACAAAATGTCTGGGAATGAAGACGTAGTCTTAATACAG GGGCGTACTAAGGAGGGAGGGACTGAAGTTTCTGCTGATACTACAGACCTCACTATTGCTGGAGGGATGAAGAGGAAATATGAGAGTGATGTGGAAGATGAGGATGGTGAAAGCCAG GACACAGATCTCCAGGCCATGCTGGCTGCTTTTGTACCAGACTCCACTCCAGATGGAAACTGA
- the LOC118427673 gene encoding prostate-associated microseminoprotein-like — MRIFIALVLVMCVTWRVTEGYTYFAQLQSEDRLYGPEGNVRVVSTQYCEWEGKKMMIGSSWKTTGCEQCSCSEAGLFCAGSGRYLVPDHCLLLVDETCQTELVDANDPFSPCGMPQVFHGK, encoded by the exons ATGAGGATTTTCATCGCACTTGTACTGGTGATGTGCGTCACCTGGCGGGTGACTGAGGGATATACATACTTCGCGCAACTCCAGAGCGAGGACAGGCT GTACGGCCCCGAGGGTAACGTCCGAGTGGTCAGCACCCAGTACTGTGAGTGGGAggggaagaagatgatgatcGGCAGTAGCTGGAAGACTACAGGGTGTGAGCAGTGCTCCTGTAGCGAGGCTGGGCTTTTCTGTGCCGG CTCGGGTCGCTACCTGGTCCCTGACCATTGCCTGCTGCTGGTGGATGAGACGTGCCAGACGGAGCTGGTGGACGCGAACGACCCCTTCTCTCCCTGCGGCATGCCGCAAGTCTTCCACGGGAAGTGA
- the LOC118427661 gene encoding uncharacterized protein LOC118427661 isoform X3 encodes MSGMGVFVLMIVAMCATWRAAVGAAFHAPLHSETTMYGWRPVTTQYCEWQGKKMMVESSWKTTSCETCSCEENGLYCYGGGVYAVPSHCMMLIDETCHAHVVDAEHPYSECEFGNGAITG; translated from the exons ATGTCAG GAATGGGCGTGTTCGTGTTGATGATTGTGGCGATGTGCGCCACCTGGCGAGCAGCAGTGGGAGCTGCATTCCACGCACCCCTACACAGTGAGACAACCAT GTACGGTTGGCGCCCCGTCACCACCCAGTACTGTGAGTGGCAGGGGAAGAAGATGATGGTCGAGAGCAGCTGGAAGACCACGAGCTGTGAGACGTGTTCGTGTGAAGAAAACGGTCTGTACTGTTACGG CGGCGGAGTGTACGCGGTCCCGTCCCACTGTATGATGCTGATTGACGAGACTTGTCATGCGCATGTCGTGGACGCCGAACATCCGTACTCCGAGTGCGAATTCGGGAACGGCGCCATCACCGGGTAA
- the LOC118427668 gene encoding uncharacterized protein LOC118427668 produces MNCSNLQCSNYYPTNLSRNRQSQILGMGSYVYVLMGVVICALLWETHGREVTGPLISETQWYGSRPVTTTYCLWEGHKMRPGSSWSEGEDCLVCSCDSRGLYCSSPSLDQAVPSCQLFVDESCHYELVQSANPWSTCHTSSATITG; encoded by the exons ATGAATTGTTCTAACTTGCAGTGTTCTAACTATTATCCGACTAACCTCTCTCGCAACCGTCAGTCACAAATTTTAG GAATGGGTTCCTACGTATATGTGCTGATGGGTGTGGTAATCTGCGCCCTCCTTTGGGAGACCCATGGCCGAGAAGTGACAGGTCCCTTGATCAGCGAGACACAATG gtacggtaGCCGCCCAGTTACCACTACTTACTGTCTGTGGGAGGGGCACAAGATGAGACCCGGCAGCAGCTGGTCAGAAGGAGAAGACTGTCTGGTGTGTTCTTGTGACTCCAGGGGTTTGTATTGTTCCAG TCCCAGCCTCGACCAAGCCGTTCCAAGTTGCCAGCTGTTTGTGGACGAGTCCTGTCATTACGAGTTGGTCCAAAGTGCTAATCCCTGGTCGACCTGCCATACTTCCTCTGCTACCATCACTGGGTAG
- the LOC118427661 gene encoding uncharacterized protein LOC118427661 isoform X2 → MVPSHRLDINIRTPNCSSQSVISVSDISLGPGICVRKTAEMSGMGVFVLMIVAMCATWRAAVGAAFHAPLHSETTMYGWRPVTTQYCEWQGKKMMVESSWKTTSCETCSCEENGLYCYGGGVYAVPSHCMMLIDETCHAHVVDAEHPYSECEFGNGAITG, encoded by the exons ATGGTTCCTTCTCACCGATTGGACATAAATATCCGCACACCGAACTGTAGCTCGCAGTCTGTGATATCTGTATCAGATATATCACTCGGCCCGGGGATTTGCGTTCGAAAAACGGCAGAGATGTCAG GAATGGGCGTGTTCGTGTTGATGATTGTGGCGATGTGCGCCACCTGGCGAGCAGCAGTGGGAGCTGCATTCCACGCACCCCTACACAGTGAGACAACCAT GTACGGTTGGCGCCCCGTCACCACCCAGTACTGTGAGTGGCAGGGGAAGAAGATGATGGTCGAGAGCAGCTGGAAGACCACGAGCTGTGAGACGTGTTCGTGTGAAGAAAACGGTCTGTACTGTTACGG CGGCGGAGTGTACGCGGTCCCGTCCCACTGTATGATGCTGATTGACGAGACTTGTCATGCGCATGTCGTGGACGCCGAACATCCGTACTCCGAGTGCGAATTCGGGAACGGCGCCATCACCGGGTAA
- the LOC118427646 gene encoding zinc finger protein 768-like — MLCYRTMAATVSTHVYGGPVPSFPTPASWTVYSPAYGPPSPDWTPSHAPMDVRTRSPVPTATRLASPPLKATPETSRRSSGFSFASMPSDIARENEKKTPAADFPASVVSTASPGVPYSVDVTFSAPFNWYSPGKVVAAPRSMYRVSPYSRPAAQTTSARFPCDICGKVFASRHALSGHVGGAHRQDGDAGDRQHECKECGKTFNKSSTLAAHQRVHTGERPYICPICNRGFSQRSSLVPHLRTHSGEKPYRCTFCPRAFADASTLVKHVRTHTNEKPYKCEVCGIGFTQSGNLKRHQRVHHAKKDDAEQ, encoded by the exons ATGCTTTGTTACAGAACCATGGCTGCTACCGTTTCTACCCATGTGTACGGCGGACCGGTCCCGTCCTTCCCCACCCCGGCGTCCTGGACGGTGTACTCCCCGGCTTACGGTCCGCCCTCTCCCGACTGGACCCCGTCACACGCACCGATGGATGTCCGAACACG GTCTCCCGTGCCGACTGCCACAAGACTCGCCAGCCCTCCTCTGAAGGCGACTCCGGAAACCTCCCGCCGGTCCTCCGGGTTCAGCTTCGCCTCCATGCCGAGCGACATCGCCAGGGAGAACGAGAAGAAAACCCCGGCTGCGGACTTCCCCGCGTCCGTGGTCAGCACGGCGTCTCCCGGCGTGCCGTACAGCGTGGATGTCACCTTCAGCGCACCGTTCAACTGGTACTCCCCGGGGAAGGTGGTCGCGGCGCCCCGCAGCATGTACCGAGTCAGCCCGTACTCCAGACCTGCAGCACAGACAACTTCCGCTAGGTTCCCGTGCGACATCTGCGGCAAGGTGTTCGCGAGTCGCCACGCCCTCAGCGGCCACGTCGGCGGAGCTCACCGTCAAGACGGCGACGCCGGTGACCGACAACACGAGTGCAAAGAGTGCGGGAAGACCTTCAACAAGTCGTCCACCCTAGCGGCCCACCAGCGCGTCCACACCGGCGAGAGGCCGTACATCTGTCCGATCTGCAACCGCGGGTTCTCCCAGCGCTCGTCCCTGGTGCCGCACCTGCGGACGCACAGCGGGGAGAAGCCGTACAGGTGCACCTTCTGTCCCCGGGCCTTCGCCGACGCCTCCACCCTGGTCAAGCACGTCCGCACGCACACCAacgagaagccctacaagtgtgaggtcTGCGGGATCGGCTTCACCCAGTCCGGAAACCTGAAACGTCATCAGAGGGTGCATCATGCGAAAAAGGACGACGCGGAACAGTAG
- the LOC118426944 gene encoding proline-, glutamic acid- and leucine-rich protein 1-like has product MAAHMANVLLTSLSEKDGKTSLPWAIEVANEHQLLQSEQNAQDWVSHINTSLGTAKTRLEGLCLLGTVVQQCSAGTFIQHGTTWIRMLTQVLQAYDSPLTLQMASHVLGSVVQQAAQYPEVAREVATTHIPTLVQCLLGAQDHQWFPSALEALQSCMKNFPGPCGSSKGKVESLICGLMDTSQPRLSQLAQQTCPLLAGCGGGGAGGVKYTEAWAHLCDQVLGSLHQVLDHAYQDMETGLQTYSVPQASLRLKTVPESDPARTFVLSTRFHNLCGCLEQLVSQEFPAVVRIPVPDILAFLCRALGVNPKMLFGKASMEHVLLMSALPKMHCSALSILEALIISCRSHLVPHASVISQLLVQTLGWTTSEEGVPGRQRPYSTLRSRAYTVLTVWLNVCSAASGVDSHADVILQHVLKDATPQADTTKVCQLE; this is encoded by the exons ATGGCTGCTCACATGGCAAACGTGCTCCTCACAAGTTTGTCTGAAAAAGACGGCAAAACTTCACTACCGTGGGCCATTGAAGTAGCAAATGAACACCAACTGCTACAGAGTGAA CAGAATGCACAGGACTGGGTGAGTCACATCAACACAAGTCTGGGGACAGCCAAGACCAG GTTGGAGGGACTATGTTTGCTGGGTACCGTGGTGCAGCAGTGCAGTGCAGGTACCTTTATACAGCATGGTACCACCTGGATCCGAATGCTGACCCAGGTCCTACAG gcctatgactcTCCGCTGACCCTCCAGATGGCCAGCCATGTCCTGGGCAGTGTTGTCCAGCAGGCTGCCCAGTACCCTGAGGTGGccagagaggtggccactacgCACATCCCTACACTGGTGCAGTGTCTGCTGGGAGCTCAGGACCATCAG TGGTTCCCATCAGCGCTTGAGGCCCTGCAGTCCTGTATGAAGAACTTCCCTGGTCCCTGTGGATCCTCCAAG GGGAAGGTTGAATCTCTTATTTGTGGTCTTATGGACACCAGTCAGCCCAGGCTGTCTCAG TTAGCGCAGCAGACCTGCCCACTGTTAGCGGGGTGTGGCGGGGGCGGGGCAGGTGGTGTCAAGTACACGGAGGCCTGGGCTCACCTGTGTGACCAGGTGTTGGGCTCACTGCACCAGGTGTTGGACCACGCCTACCAGGACATGGAGACAG GTTTGCAGACCTACAGTGTACCGCAGGCATCACTGCGTCTTAAGACAGTACCTGAGTCGGATCCAGCCAGGACGTTTGTCTTAAGCACCAGGTTTCACAACCTGTGTGGCTGTTTAGAACAGTTAGtcag TCAGGAGTTCCCTGCTGTAGTGAGGATTCCTGTACCAGACATACTAGCCTTCCTCTGCAGAGCACTGGGGGTCAATCCAAAAATGCTG TTTGGAAAAGCATCCATGGAGCATGTGCTTCTCATGTCCGCCCTTCCCAAGATGCATTGCTCTGCACTGAGTATTCTTGAGGCCCTCATCATAAG CTGTAGAAGCCACCTGGTTCCACATGCCTCCGTCATCTCACAGCTGCTGGTGCAGACTCTGGGCTGGACCACTTCAGAGGAGGGGGTGCCAGGGAGACAGAGGCCTTACAG CACCCTACGGAGTAGAGCATACACAGTGCTGACAGTATGGCTGAACGTGTGTAGTGCTGCCAGTGGAGTGGACAGTCATGCTGATGTCATCCTACAACATGTGCTGAAGGATGCCACACCTCAGGCAGATACCACCAAGGTTTGTCAG TTGGAATAG
- the LOC118427661 gene encoding uncharacterized protein LOC118427661 isoform X1: MVPSHRLDINIRTPNCSSQSVISVSDISLGPGICVRKTAEMSGMGVYVLMIVAMCATWRAAEGATSFAPLLSETTMYGTRPVTTEYCEWEGKKMMISSSWKTTDCVTCTCGMNGLHCTSAGAYAVPSHCMLLIDEACQTLVVSAEDPYSTCDFGNGAITG, from the exons ATGGTTCCTTCTCACCGATTGGACATAAATATCCGCACACCGAACTGTAGCTCGCAGTCTGTGATATCTGTATCAGATATATCACTCGGCCCGGGGATTTGCGTTCGAAAAACGGCAGAGATGTCAG GAATGGGTGTGTACGTGTTGATGATTGTGGCGATGTGCGCCACCTGGCGAGCAGCAGAGGGAGCTACATCCTTCGCACCTCTGCTTAGTGAGACAACCAT GTACGGTACCCGCCCCGTCACCACCGAGTACTGTGAGTGGGAggggaagaagatgatgatcaGCAGTAGCTGGAAGACCACGGACTGTGTGACGTGTACGTGTGGTATGAACGGACTGCACTGTACTAG CGCCGGAGCGTACGCGGTCCCGTCCCACTGTATGCTGCTGATTGACGAGGCCTGCCAGACGCTTGTCGTGAGCGCCGAGGATCCGTACTCCACCTGCGACTTCGGGAACGGCGCCATTACCGGGTAA
- the LOC118427647 gene encoding zinc finger protein GLI4-like: protein MAATVSTHVYGGPVPSFPTPASWTVYSPAYGLPSPDWTPSHAPVEVRTRSPVSTATRHASPPLKATPEPSRRSSGFSFASMPSDIAKENEKRSPAADFPASVVSTASPGVPYSVDVTFSAPFNWYSPAGKVAAAPRSLYRVSPYSRPAAPTTSARFPCDICGKVYASRHALSGHVGGAHRQDGDAGDRQHECKECGKTFNKSSTLAAHQRVHTGERPYICPICNRGFSQRSSLVPHLRTHSGEKPYRCTFCPRAFADASTLVKHVRTHTNEKPYKCEVCGIGFTQSGNLKRHQRVHVKKEDAQQ, encoded by the exons ATGGCTGCTACCGTTTCCACCCATGTGTACGGCGGACCGGTCCCGTCCTTCCCCACCCCGGCGTCCTGGACGGTGTACTCCCCGGCTTACGGTCTGCCCTCTCCCGACTGGACCCCGTCACACGCACCGGTGGAGGTCAGAACACG GTCTCCCGTGTCGACTGCCACGAGACACGCCAGCCCTCCTCTGAAGGCGACTCCGGAACCCTCCCGCCGGTCCTCCGGGTTCAGCTTCGCCTCCATGCCGAGCGACATCGCCAAGGAGAACGAGAAGAGATCCCCGGCAGCGGACTTCCCCGCGTCCGTGGTCAGCACTGCGTCTCCCGGCGTGCCGTACAGCGTGGACGTCACGTTCAGCGCACCGTTCAACTGGTACAGCCCGGCGGGGAAGGTGGCCGCGGCGCCCCGCAGCCTGTACCGAGTCAGCCCGTACTCCAGACCTGCAGCACCGACAACTTCCGCTAGGTTCCCGTGCGACATCTGCGGCAAGGTGTACGCCAGTCGCCACGCCCTCAGCGGCCACGTCGGCGGAGCTCACCGTCAAGACGGCGACGCCGGCGACCGACAACACGAGTGCAAAGAGTGCGGCAAGACCTTCAACAAGTCGTCCACCCTAGCGGCCCACCAGCGCGTCCACACCGGCGAGAGGCCGTACATCTGCCCGATCTGCAACCGCGGGTTCTCCCAACGCTCGTCCCTGGTGCCGCACCTGCGGACGCACAGCGGGGAGAAGCCGTACAGGTGCACCTTCTGTCCTCGGGCCTTCGCCGACGCCTCCACCCTGGTCAAGCACGTCCGCACGCACACCAacgagaagccctacaagtgtgaggtcTGCGGTATCGGCTTCACCCAGTCAGGAAACCTCAAGCGTCATCAGAGGGTGCACGTCAAGAAGGAGGACGCGCAGCAGTAG